One Roseburia rectibacter DNA window includes the following coding sequences:
- a CDS encoding DHH family phosphoesterase: MKSNKVKLRGRLRKSLYWPMFMTILLVCMNVVIYTEDILSGIMFSIFTAIYFVVSMIVYVRNKPVLVNELINFATQYGTVQKQLLNEFEIPYALVDYNAKILWVNEQFTELTGKDKKYHKSITTIFPALTKELLQKSDGEKSINLTLKEQDFRVALKRIYFEELNSVDSLVTLDESNEYLTAVYLFDETEKNQYMRENQEQKMVAGLVYIDNYDEALDSIEDVKRSLLVALIDRKVNKYFTELDALVRKIEKDKYFVVFKYQYLAKLREDRFSLIEDVKTVKVGNEMAVTLSIGIGANGASYTQNYEYARMSIDLALGRGGDQVVVRDGEEVTYYGGKTQQVERNTRVKARVKAHALREIIESREHVIIMGHSISDVDSLGAAIGIYCAAKVLGKKAQIVLNEITSSLRPLVECFTVEKGYPADLFIKNEEALMLTNENTLVVVVDVNRPSYTECPELLKRTQTVCVFDHHRQTNEVIENPVLSYVEPYASSACEMIAEVLQYFSENIRLAPCEADCIYAGILIDTNNFMTKTGVRTFEAAAYLRRAGAEVTRVRKMLRNDMAAYKARAEAVRHAEVYRGSFAISICPADQVESPTIVCAQAANELLNIVGIKASFVLTEYQGKIYVSSRSIDEINVQLIMERLGGGGHLNVAGAQLTNCSLQQAKHIIQDTIDEMLKEGDISE; the protein is encoded by the coding sequence ATGAAAAGTAATAAAGTAAAGCTCAGAGGGAGACTTCGTAAATCTCTCTACTGGCCGATGTTCATGACGATTCTTCTGGTATGTATGAATGTTGTCATCTATACGGAAGATATATTGTCAGGTATTATGTTTTCGATATTTACGGCAATCTATTTTGTTGTTTCCATGATCGTGTATGTCAGGAATAAGCCGGTGTTGGTTAATGAACTGATCAACTTCGCAACGCAGTACGGAACAGTACAAAAGCAGCTCTTAAATGAGTTTGAAATACCGTATGCACTCGTCGATTATAATGCAAAGATATTATGGGTCAATGAGCAGTTTACAGAACTGACCGGTAAGGATAAAAAATATCACAAATCGATCACGACGATTTTTCCGGCACTGACAAAGGAACTTCTGCAGAAGAGTGATGGAGAGAAATCCATAAACCTCACGCTGAAAGAACAGGATTTTCGTGTTGCCTTAAAAAGAATCTACTTTGAAGAGTTAAACAGCGTGGACAGTCTTGTTACACTTGATGAGAGTAACGAATATCTGACGGCGGTATATCTCTTTGATGAGACAGAAAAGAATCAGTACATGAGAGAGAACCAGGAACAGAAAATGGTTGCTGGTCTTGTATATATCGATAACTATGACGAGGCACTTGACAGTATTGAAGATGTCAAAAGATCTCTTCTCGTTGCCCTGATCGACCGGAAAGTCAATAAATATTTTACAGAGCTTGATGCATTAGTCCGCAAAATTGAAAAAGATAAATATTTTGTCGTATTTAAGTATCAGTATCTTGCAAAACTCCGCGAAGACCGTTTTAGTCTGATCGAGGATGTAAAGACAGTCAAAGTCGGTAATGAAATGGCTGTGACACTAAGCATCGGTATTGGTGCCAACGGTGCCAGCTATACACAGAATTATGAGTATGCCCGTATGTCCATTGATCTTGCATTAGGACGTGGCGGTGACCAGGTCGTTGTGCGTGACGGCGAGGAAGTCACATATTATGGTGGCAAAACACAGCAGGTAGAGCGCAACACCAGGGTCAAGGCAAGGGTAAAAGCACATGCACTCCGTGAGATCATCGAGAGCAGGGAGCATGTGATCATTATGGGACACAGCATCAGTGATGTCGATTCCCTTGGTGCAGCGATCGGTATTTACTGTGCCGCAAAAGTACTTGGCAAGAAGGCACAGATCGTGTTAAACGAGATTACATCATCCCTGCGGCCGCTGGTAGAGTGTTTTACCGTGGAAAAAGGATACCCGGCAGATCTTTTTATCAAAAATGAAGAAGCACTTATGCTTACCAATGAAAATACATTGGTGGTTGTTGTGGATGTAAACCGTCCAAGTTACACCGAATGTCCGGAGCTGTTAAAGCGCACACAGACTGTCTGTGTATTTGACCATCACAGACAGACGAACGAGGTGATCGAGAATCCGGTACTTTCCTATGTGGAGCCGTATGCTTCGAGTGCCTGCGAGATGATCGCCGAGGTACTGCAGTATTTTTCCGAAAATATCCGTCTTGCCCCATGTGAAGCAGACTGTATTTATGCCGGTATCCTGATCGATACCAACAACTTTATGACAAAGACAGGTGTACGTACTTTTGAAGCGGCAGCTTATTTAAGACGTGCGGGTGCGGAAGTAACGAGAGTGCGTAAGATGCTGCGTAACGATATGGCAGCTTACAAGGCGCGGGCGGAGGCAGTCCGCCATGCGGAGGTTTATCGTGGTTCGTTTGCGATTTCCATCTGTCCGGCGGATCAGGTGGAAAGCCCGACAATCGTCTGTGCACAGGCTGCAAATGAACTTTTAAATATCGTGGGCATCAAAGCGTCTTTTGTGCTCACAGAATATCAGGGAAAAATTTATGTAAGTTCCCGTTCCATTGATGAGATCAATGTACAGCTTATCATGGAGCGCCTTGGCGGCGGCGGACACCTAAACGTTGCCGGAGCCCAGCTCACCAACTGCTCACTGCAGCAGGCAAAACATATCATTCAGGATACGATCGATGAGATGTTAAAAGAGGGCGATATATCAGAGTAA
- the rplI gene encoding 50S ribosomal protein L9, with the protein MKVILLEDVKALGKKGEIVNVSDGYARNAIFPKKLGVEATPKNLNDLKLQNQHADKVAQEQYEAALALAEELKDKKVTVKMKAGEGGRTFGSVSTKEIAVAAKAQLGMELDKKKMQLPEPIRTFGVTEVAIKLHPKVVGKFNVHVVEG; encoded by the coding sequence ATGAAAGTTATCTTATTAGAAGATGTAAAAGCATTAGGGAAAAAAGGTGAGATCGTAAATGTAAGCGATGGTTATGCACGCAATGCGATTTTCCCGAAAAAGTTAGGTGTGGAGGCAACACCAAAAAACCTTAATGATTTAAAACTGCAGAACCAGCACGCAGACAAAGTGGCACAGGAGCAGTATGAAGCTGCACTGGCACTTGCGGAAGAATTAAAAGATAAAAAAGTTACCGTAAAAATGAAAGCCGGCGAGGGTGGACGTACATTCGGTTCCGTTTCCACCAAAGAAATTGCTGTTGCAGCCAAAGCACAGCTTGGCATGGAACTTGACAAAAAGAAAATGCAGTTACCGGAGCCGATCCGTACCTTTGGCGTGACAGAAGTTGCAATCAAGCTTCACCCGAAGGTAGTAGGTAAATTTAACGTACATGTAGTAGAGGGATAG
- the dnaB gene encoding replicative DNA helicase — protein MEETLINRTMPNSREAEQSVIGSMIMDKDAILTAMEMLISEDFYYKQYGILFDTMVELYSKGLPVDLVTLQNKLKEKDVPAEIASLEFVRDLLNAVPTSANVKYYAQIVKDNSMRRKLIKLNEEIENECYMGKESVETVMDITEKKVFDLLSTRGGGGDYVPIRQVVMNALEKIENAAKTSGTVTGIPTGFIDLDYRTAGLQPSDLILIAARPSMGKTAFVLNIAQYVAFHEHMCTAIFSLEMSKEQLVNRLFSLESRVDAQALRTGNLSDSDWEKLIEGAGTIGNSELIIDDTPGISIAEMRSKCRKYKLEHDLKLIIIDYLQLMSGSGRGSDSRQQEISDISRSLKALARELSVPVIALSQLSRAVEQRPDHRPMLSDLRESGAIEQDADVVMFIYRDDYYNHDSEMKGISEIIIAKQRNGPIGTVNLVWLPQYTKFANMEK, from the coding sequence ATGGAAGAAACACTGATCAACCGCACGATGCCGAACAGCCGTGAGGCGGAACAGTCGGTCATCGGTTCTATGATCATGGATAAAGATGCGATCCTCACTGCAATGGAAATGCTCATCAGTGAGGATTTTTATTACAAACAGTATGGAATCCTGTTTGATACCATGGTCGAATTATACAGCAAAGGACTTCCGGTCGATCTGGTCACTTTGCAGAATAAATTAAAAGAAAAAGATGTACCGGCAGAGATTGCAAGTTTAGAGTTTGTGAGGGATCTTTTAAATGCAGTTCCAACATCGGCAAATGTAAAATATTATGCCCAGATCGTAAAAGATAACTCCATGCGGCGTAAACTCATCAAATTAAATGAAGAGATCGAAAATGAGTGCTACATGGGAAAAGAGAGTGTAGAGACGGTCATGGATATTACCGAGAAAAAGGTATTTGATCTGCTTTCCACCCGCGGTGGTGGCGGGGACTATGTACCGATCCGCCAGGTTGTTATGAACGCACTCGAAAAGATTGAGAACGCAGCAAAAACATCCGGCACCGTTACGGGAATCCCGACAGGTTTTATTGACCTTGACTACCGGACCGCAGGTTTACAGCCGTCCGATCTGATCCTGATCGCAGCGCGTCCGTCCATGGGTAAAACGGCGTTTGTTCTTAACATTGCGCAGTATGTAGCGTTTCACGAACATATGTGTACGGCGATCTTCTCGCTTGAGATGTCAAAGGAACAGCTTGTAAACCGTTTGTTTTCGTTGGAGTCAAGGGTAGATGCACAGGCACTCAGAACTGGTAATCTTTCAGACTCTGACTGGGAGAAGCTCATTGAGGGAGCCGGAACAATTGGCAACTCAGAGCTTATCATTGATGATACGCCGGGTATTTCCATTGCAGAAATGCGAAGCAAATGCCGGAAATACAAATTAGAGCACGACTTAAAATTGATCATCATTGACTATTTACAGTTGATGTCCGGTTCCGGCAGGGGATCTGATTCCCGTCAGCAGGAGATCTCAGATATCTCCCGTTCCTTAAAGGCACTTGCAAGGGAGCTTTCTGTGCCGGTGATTGCATTGTCCCAGCTATCACGAGCCGTAGAACAGCGTCCGGATCACCGTCCAATGCTTTCTGACCTGCGTGAGTCAGGTGCGATCGAGCAGGATGCCGACGTTGTTATGTTTATCTATCGTGACGATTACTATAACCATGACTCTGAGATGAAAGGAATCTCAGAGATCATTATTGCCAAACAGAGAAACGGTCCGATCGGTACCGTCAATCTGGTATGGCTGCCGCAGTATACGAAGTTTGCCAATATGGAAAAATAA
- a CDS encoding MerR family transcriptional regulator, which translates to MEKVRYMISDAANIVNVESHVLRYWEDELELNVPRNELGHRYYTKENIQEFQRIKELKEQGYQLKAIRMIVHNMSPDAQAEVGTAHPGIKQDLHQVAYTQDEKAVKAEHQSGQVTRIQDGYAAKQDQHADLNPYTDSGRNMPVSAQHENQSVLDNTDKMAQFTELMTQIVGTAIAANNQELSRCISEDVGEQVIKEMNYLMREQDEADEERFRKLDAAIRGNLKKKEPKKRWGRNKKEKA; encoded by the coding sequence ATGGAAAAGGTACGTTACATGATTTCCGACGCTGCAAATATTGTAAATGTAGAGTCACATGTATTACGTTACTGGGAGGATGAACTGGAGCTTAATGTTCCGCGAAATGAACTTGGGCACCGGTATTACACAAAGGAAAACATTCAGGAGTTCCAGAGGATCAAGGAATTAAAAGAACAAGGATATCAGTTGAAAGCGATCCGTATGATCGTACATAATATGTCCCCCGATGCGCAGGCAGAGGTTGGCACTGCACATCCGGGAATAAAACAGGATCTGCACCAGGTTGCATATACGCAGGATGAAAAAGCTGTCAAGGCGGAGCATCAGTCTGGTCAGGTTACGCGCATTCAGGATGGATATGCTGCAAAACAGGATCAGCATGCAGATTTGAATCCATACACAGATTCAGGCAGAAATATGCCAGTATCTGCGCAGCATGAGAATCAGAGTGTACTTGATAACACCGATAAAATGGCACAGTTTACAGAATTGATGACGCAGATCGTCGGAACAGCGATTGCTGCAAATAATCAGGAATTGAGCCGTTGCATCAGCGAAGATGTGGGGGAACAGGTCATCAAGGAAATGAATTATCTTATGAGAGAACAGGATGAGGCGGATGAGGAACGTTTCCGGAAACTGGATGCGGCGATCCGCGGGAATCTGAAAAAGAAAGAACCCAAAAAAAGATGGGGCAGAAATAAAAAAGAAAAAGCATAA
- a CDS encoding nucleotidyltransferase substrate binding protein, whose amino-acid sequence MAALTRGLIEDENAWLRMLRLRNDESHHYNQDCAIELCRMIPELLPYFDDLKEKIIIFGYGE is encoded by the coding sequence ATGGCTGCCCTTACGCGTGGATTGATCGAAGATGAAAATGCATGGCTTCGCATGTTACGGCTCCGGAATGACGAATCACATCATTATAATCAGGACTGTGCCATTGAACTGTGCCGCATGATTCCAGAGCTTCTTCCTTACTTTGATGATCTGAAAGAGAAAATAATTATTTTCGGATATGGCGAATGA
- a CDS encoding nucleotidyltransferase family protein: MCQLDPAIKKDIIACCKKYNANKVILFGSRARGDNGPYSDIDLAIKGADNFDRLFAELKYNEFTLLDMDIIDLDGRVSEPLMKDILNDGHILYERTGK; encoded by the coding sequence ATGTGTCAATTAGACCCGGCAATAAAAAAAGATATTATAGCCTGCTGTAAAAAATATAATGCAAATAAAGTCATTCTATTTGGCTCCCGTGCCAGAGGAGATAACGGACCTTACAGTGATATCGACCTTGCAATTAAAGGAGCTGATAACTTTGACCGTTTATTTGCCGAATTAAAATACAATGAATTTACGCTGCTTGACATGGATATTATTGATCTGGACGGCAGGGTAAGTGAACCTTTGATGAAAGATATTTTAAATGACGGACATATTTTATATGAGAGGACAGGAAAATGA
- a CDS encoding ATP-binding protein, with protein MEDGRFDYIESGSLFGVRYKDVTSYPVGFEQILPMYPLDFEEYLWANGIQNHTLQYLKSCYDKKEKVSETVHETLCKLFYSYLVVGGMPETVQIYVDTHDIAKVVLNQRSILDLYRLDIAKYATENEKIKIKAIFDSIPAQLNEKNRRFKLNSINASARHIRYEDSFNWLADAGVALPCYNVTEPQAPLQLSEKRNLFKLYMNDVGLLCASCMENIQFDLLMGNVDVNMGSILENAFAQNLKSNGFELHYYDSKKIGELDFVLQKGLHTELVEIKSGNDFKKHLAMDHAMKVEQWKFEKNIVFSKSNVVEEGEILYLPWYMILFYKQEREPEKMIYEIDLSGLV; from the coding sequence TTGGAGGATGGAAGATTTGATTATATAGAATCCGGCTCGCTGTTTGGTGTGCGGTACAAGGATGTCACATCTTATCCGGTTGGCTTTGAACAGATTTTACCAATGTATCCGCTGGATTTTGAGGAATATTTGTGGGCGAATGGCATACAGAATCATACACTGCAGTATTTGAAATCGTGTTATGACAAAAAGGAAAAAGTATCTGAGACAGTACATGAGACACTTTGCAAACTTTTTTACAGTTATCTTGTAGTTGGGGGAATGCCCGAAACCGTACAGATTTATGTTGATACGCATGATATTGCAAAAGTGGTGCTGAATCAGAGAAGTATTTTAGATCTTTACCGCCTGGATATTGCAAAATATGCTACAGAAAATGAAAAAATAAAGATCAAGGCAATATTTGACAGCATTCCCGCCCAGTTAAATGAGAAGAACCGGAGATTTAAATTAAACAGTATTAACGCTTCCGCAAGGCATATCAGGTATGAGGACAGCTTTAACTGGTTAGCGGATGCGGGCGTTGCGTTGCCATGTTATAACGTGACAGAACCACAGGCACCGCTGCAGTTAAGTGAAAAACGAAACCTGTTCAAACTTTATATGAATGATGTTGGACTGCTTTGTGCTTCCTGTATGGAAAATATCCAGTTTGATCTTCTGATGGGGAATGTTGACGTCAATATGGGAAGTATTCTGGAAAATGCATTTGCGCAAAATCTGAAATCGAACGGTTTTGAACTTCATTATTATGATTCTAAGAAAATTGGAGAATTAGATTTTGTATTACAAAAAGGACTTCACACAGAACTTGTAGAGATCAAGTCAGGAAATGACTTCAAAAAGCATCTGGCAATGGATCATGCAATGAAAGTAGAACAATGGAAGTTTGAAAAAAATATTGTATTTTCAAAATCAAATGTGGTGGAAGAAGGGGAAATCCTGTATTTACCATGGTATATGATCCTGTTTTATAAACAGGAAAGGGAACCGGAAAAGATGATCTATGAGATTGATCTAAGTGGACTTGTCTAA
- a CDS encoding DUF362 domain-containing protein has product MAFVISDSCVSCGTCEPECPVGAISQGDSQFVIDAGACVSCGTCAGVCPTGAISEE; this is encoded by the coding sequence ATGGCATTCGTAATTTCTGATTCTTGCGTAAGCTGTGGTACATGCGAACCAGAGTGCCCAGTAGGAGCTATCTCTCAGGGAGACAGCCAGTTCGTAATCGACGCAGGCGCTTGTGTAAGCTGTGGTACATGTGCAGGGGTTTGCCCAACAGGAGCTATCAGCGAGGAATAA
- a CDS encoding aldose epimerase family protein, with protein sequence MKITKSDFGTTNAGENINIYHLENEAGAYVEVLNFGCRLVKIVVPDRNGKPTDVCLGMDTMSAYENDDASLGAVVGRVANRIKDGHFTLNGKEYQLAVNCGTNHLHGGLIGYASKPWDAKVKDDKLILTMNSADGEEGYPGNLTLTVTYGWSEDNELSIVYEASADKDTLFNVTNHGYFNLNGEGSGDILSHELYIDADSITELDDSQAPTGKLIPVDNTPFDFRVMHTIGKAYYSEYEQLHKFGTYDHNFVINGTGLREAAVLQSKDSGIRMTCFTDQPGMQLYVANQPLKQPGKNGKVYDSRTSVCLETQHFPDAINHENFPSIVLHPDEPFHSKTLYHFSTF encoded by the coding sequence ATGAAAATTACAAAATCTGATTTTGGTACAACAAACGCAGGAGAAAATATTAATATATACCATCTTGAAAATGAGGCAGGTGCCTATGTAGAGGTTCTGAATTTCGGTTGCCGTCTTGTAAAGATCGTCGTTCCGGACCGTAACGGAAAACCAACAGATGTCTGCCTAGGTATGGATACAATGTCTGCCTATGAAAATGATGACGCAAGTCTTGGTGCCGTAGTCGGACGTGTTGCAAACCGCATCAAAGACGGTCATTTTACTTTAAATGGGAAAGAATACCAGCTTGCCGTAAACTGTGGAACCAATCATCTTCATGGAGGTCTGATCGGTTATGCCTCCAAACCATGGGATGCAAAAGTAAAGGATGACAAACTGATCCTGACTATGAATTCTGCCGACGGTGAGGAAGGTTATCCGGGCAATCTGACCCTGACAGTTACCTATGGCTGGTCTGAAGACAATGAACTTTCGATCGTATACGAAGCATCTGCTGATAAGGATACTTTGTTTAATGTCACAAACCACGGTTATTTCAATTTAAACGGTGAGGGAAGCGGTGATATCCTTTCTCACGAACTTTATATTGATGCAGATTCCATCACAGAGCTTGATGATTCACAGGCACCTACCGGAAAACTGATCCCGGTAGACAATACGCCATTTGATTTCAGAGTGATGCACACGATTGGGAAAGCCTATTACTCCGAATATGAACAGCTTCATAAGTTTGGCACTTACGATCATAACTTTGTGATCAACGGAACCGGTCTTCGTGAAGCAGCCGTATTACAGTCCAAAGACAGCGGCATCCGTATGACCTGTTTTACAGATCAGCCTGGCATGCAGCTTTATGTCGCTAATCAGCCGCTCAAGCAGCCTGGTAAAAATGGAAAAGTTTACGACAGCCGCACCAGCGTATGCTTAGAGACGCAGCATTTCCCAGATGCGATCAATCATGAGAATTTCCCGAGTATCGTACTTCATCCGGACGAGCCGTTCCATTCTAAGACACTGTATCATTTTTCTACGTTTTAG
- a CDS encoding L-threonylcarbamoyladenylate synthase: MQTKLIKIDADDPNKEDMQEAAEIIRSGGLVAFPTETVYGLGANALDPEASKRIYAAKGRPSDNPLIVHICRFEELLSIAKEVPPQAKKLADVFWPGPLTMIVWKNEKVPYETTGGMDTVAIRMPNHPVALALIDESGCMIAAPSANTSGKPSPTEAAHVALDLDGKIPMILDGGPVGIGIESTIIDLTEKIPMILRPGYITKEMLEEVLGEEVRIDPGIIAADSTKKPKAPGMKYKHYAPKADLVLVEGEQEAVVAKINALVREKQAAGLKVGVVATDETESLYQADYVVTIGARSDEDAIARHLYKILREFDDWNVDAIYSESFSTPRIGQAIMNRLMKAAGHQVIQV, from the coding sequence ATGCAGACAAAATTAATAAAAATAGACGCAGACGATCCGAATAAGGAGGATATGCAGGAGGCGGCAGAGATCATAAGATCCGGCGGGCTGGTAGCATTTCCGACGGAAACGGTTTATGGACTTGGCGCAAATGCACTTGATCCGGAGGCGTCAAAACGGATCTATGCGGCAAAGGGACGTCCTTCGGACAATCCGTTGATTGTTCATATATGCAGATTTGAAGAACTTTTATCCATTGCAAAAGAGGTTCCGCCGCAGGCAAAGAAACTGGCAGACGTGTTCTGGCCGGGACCGCTTACCATGATTGTGTGGAAGAATGAAAAGGTTCCGTATGAGACCACCGGTGGAATGGATACGGTGGCAATCCGCATGCCAAATCATCCTGTTGCGCTTGCACTGATCGATGAGAGCGGTTGTATGATCGCGGCACCGAGTGCCAATACTTCCGGAAAGCCGAGCCCGACAGAAGCGGCACATGTGGCATTAGATCTTGATGGTAAGATACCGATGATACTGGATGGGGGGCCGGTTGGAATCGGTATTGAGTCTACAATCATTGATCTGACGGAAAAGATACCTATGATTCTGCGCCCGGGTTATATTACAAAAGAGATGTTAGAGGAAGTACTCGGGGAAGAAGTGCGCATTGATCCGGGAATCATTGCTGCGGATTCCACAAAGAAGCCGAAAGCGCCTGGAATGAAGTATAAACACTATGCGCCAAAGGCAGATCTGGTGCTGGTTGAGGGAGAACAGGAGGCTGTTGTTGCAAAGATCAATGCATTAGTCAGGGAAAAACAGGCAGCAGGACTAAAGGTCGGTGTTGTTGCAACGGATGAGACAGAATCTTTGTATCAGGCAGATTATGTGGTGACGATCGGAGCGAGGAGCGATGAGGATGCCATTGCCAGACATTTATATAAAATATTGCGTGAATTTGATGATTGGAATGTAGATGCGATTTATTCAGAAAGTTTTTCAACACCGAGAATCGGTCAGGCAATCATGAACCGGTTAATGAAAGCAGCAGGACATCAGGTGATTCAGGTTTGA
- a CDS encoding arsenate reductase/protein-tyrosine-phosphatase family protein, whose amino-acid sequence MKQYNRILFVAENGTCRAPMAAGILGEYVLKHPVEIGARGMVVLFPEPLNQKAEAVMISNGINLDGYMSAQLTEEDFTEDTLVLVMEHAQLEKVLEKYERANPENVYVLTELVGDELEILDPYGGSLQAYGLCYETMRKTIKKLVTLLNEESNEGSEEN is encoded by the coding sequence ATGAAACAATATAATCGAATCCTGTTTGTCGCGGAGAATGGAACTTGCCGTGCTCCGATGGCAGCGGGCATACTTGGGGAGTATGTATTAAAACATCCGGTTGAAATCGGTGCGAGAGGAATGGTCGTTTTATTTCCGGAGCCGCTCAATCAGAAAGCGGAAGCAGTCATGATCAGCAATGGGATCAATCTGGATGGCTATATGTCGGCACAGCTGACGGAAGAAGATTTTACAGAGGACACATTAGTTCTTGTTATGGAACACGCCCAGTTAGAAAAGGTTCTGGAAAAATACGAGAGAGCCAACCCGGAGAATGTATATGTTCTCACGGAACTTGTCGGAGATGAACTGGAGATTTTAGATCCGTATGGCGGCAGTCTGCAGGCATATGGGCTATGCTATGAAACAATGAGAAAGACCATCAAAAAGCTGGTCACTCTTTTAAATGAAGAAAGTAACGAAGGAAGCGAGGAAAATTAA
- the upp gene encoding uracil phosphoribosyltransferase, producing MGKIVVMDHPLIQHKIGIIRREETGSKDFRTLVSEIAMLMCYEATRDLKLADVEIDTPICKTTVKELKGKKLAVVPILRAGLGMVDGMLAMIPAAKVGHIGLYRDPETLEPVEYYCKLPADCANREVFVVDPMLATGGSSSAAIQMLKDKGVKNIRLMCIIAAPEGVKKMQEDHPDVDVYIGALDDHLNEHGYIVPGLGDAGDRIFGTK from the coding sequence ATGGGAAAAATCGTAGTAATGGATCATCCGTTGATCCAGCACAAAATCGGTATCATCCGCAGAGAGGAAACCGGATCAAAAGATTTCCGTACCTTAGTCAGCGAGATTGCAATGCTGATGTGCTATGAGGCAACCAGAGACTTGAAACTTGCAGATGTGGAGATCGATACACCGATCTGCAAAACGACTGTGAAAGAGTTAAAGGGCAAAAAGCTTGCTGTTGTACCGATTTTACGTGCCGGTCTTGGCATGGTGGACGGTATGCTGGCAATGATCCCGGCAGCAAAAGTAGGACATATCGGACTTTACCGTGATCCGGAAACATTAGAGCCGGTAGAATATTACTGCAAACTTCCGGCAGACTGCGCAAACAGAGAGGTATTTGTGGTAGATCCGATGCTGGCAACCGGTGGTTCATCATCGGCAGCAATCCAGATGCTAAAGGATAAAGGTGTTAAAAATATTCGCCTGATGTGTATTATCGCAGCACCGGAAGGCGTGAAGAAAATGCAGGAAGATCATCCGGATGTAGATGTATACATTGGAGCTTTAGATGATCATTTAAACGAGCATGGTTATATTGTTCCGGGACTTGGAGATGCCGGAGACCGTATTTTTGGAACCAAATAG
- a CDS encoding deoxycytidylate deaminase, producing the protein MSGKRKDYISWDEYFMGVALLSGMRSKDPNTQVGACIVSEDHKILSMGYNGFPTGCSDDDFPWEREGEPLENKYFYTTHSELNAILNYRGGSLEGATIYVTLFPCNECAKAIIQSGIRRIVYDSDKYETTPSVVASKKMLKAAGVVLQRYEHTNRRIELEL; encoded by the coding sequence ATGAGCGGCAAAAGGAAAGATTATATCAGCTGGGATGAATATTTTATGGGAGTTGCACTGCTTTCGGGAATGCGTTCAAAAGATCCGAATACACAGGTGGGAGCCTGCATTGTCAGCGAAGATCACAAGATACTCTCAATGGGGTATAATGGGTTTCCGACCGGCTGCTCGGATGATGATTTCCCGTGGGAGCGAGAGGGCGAGCCTTTAGAGAATAAATATTTCTACACTACACACAGTGAGCTGAATGCAATTTTAAATTACCGGGGCGGAAGTTTAGAGGGCGCGACGATCTACGTTACACTGTTTCCATGCAATGAATGTGCGAAAGCAATCATCCAGTCAGGAATCCGCAGGATCGTGTATGACAGCGACAAATATGAGACAACACCGTCGGTTGTGGCATCAAAGAAGATGCTGAAAGCAGCGGGGGTTGTGCTGCAGCGTTATGAACACACGAATCGCAGGATTGAATTGGAACTGTGA
- a CDS encoding AtpZ/AtpI family protein: MQVRKNRKVFQALTLILQFGLNMIVPIVMCTLFGTWIGRKYDMLWIVIPLFIMGALAGFTNIFKMAKKIYGQDGGRNNVTKNQ, translated from the coding sequence ATGCAAGTGAGAAAAAACAGAAAGGTGTTTCAGGCACTGACACTGATCCTGCAGTTTGGATTGAATATGATCGTTCCGATCGTGATGTGCACTCTCTTTGGTACATGGATCGGCAGAAAATATGATATGCTCTGGATCGTGATCCCATTGTTTATCATGGGTGCTCTGGCCGGATTTACCAATATTTTTAAAATGGCAAAAAAGATTTACGGACAGGACGGTGGCAGAAATAATGTTACGAAGAATCAATGA